The Flavobacterium piscisymbiosum genome includes a region encoding these proteins:
- a CDS encoding efflux RND transporter periplasmic adaptor subunit: protein MKYKLIIGIALVSLSIASCKKEVENPDTNTSFALSDSMLKTTTTAEAQTQPVKNVLSFYGKITADNNKMIDVYPLVGGNVIKVNVELGDYVRKGQVLATIKSTDIADFEKQSIDAKNDLLVAKNQMKVAQELFDGKLNSESDVLQAKSEVNKAQSQLSKIQETYKIYNIKAGSIYEVTAPISGFIIQKSINQDMLLRNDRSENIFDIAEISEVWALANINEIDINKVKLGIDADVTTLSYPDKVFKGKVDKIFNVIDPETKAMQARIKLQNPGYMLKPDMNANIKLSYSEGDSMIAVPSKAIVFDKSKNFVMVFKDRNNIETRQVDVYRVVGDVTYISKGLKENEKVITNNQLFIYRALNE, encoded by the coding sequence ATGAAATATAAACTAATTATAGGAATTGCTCTTGTGAGTTTATCAATCGCAAGCTGCAAAAAGGAAGTTGAAAATCCTGATACTAATACGTCTTTTGCTTTGAGCGATTCGATGCTTAAAACAACTACTACAGCCGAAGCACAAACTCAGCCTGTCAAAAACGTTTTAAGTTTTTACGGGAAAATTACCGCTGATAACAATAAAATGATTGACGTTTACCCGCTTGTTGGCGGAAACGTGATCAAAGTAAATGTAGAACTTGGAGATTATGTGCGTAAAGGACAAGTTTTGGCTACGATAAAAAGTACCGATATTGCTGATTTTGAAAAACAATCGATTGATGCTAAAAACGATTTACTGGTAGCGAAAAATCAAATGAAAGTTGCTCAGGAATTATTTGACGGAAAATTAAATTCTGAAAGTGATGTTCTTCAGGCAAAATCTGAAGTAAATAAAGCGCAATCTCAATTGAGTAAAATTCAGGAAACGTATAAAATATACAACATCAAAGCGGGTTCGATTTACGAAGTAACTGCACCAATTAGTGGTTTTATTATTCAAAAAAGCATCAATCAGGATATGCTTTTACGAAATGACCGTTCTGAAAACATTTTTGATATTGCTGAGATTAGCGAAGTTTGGGCTTTGGCGAATATTAATGAAATAGACATTAATAAAGTAAAATTAGGAATCGATGCTGATGTCACAACCTTAAGTTATCCTGATAAAGTTTTTAAAGGAAAAGTCGATAAAATTTTCAACGTTATCGATCCCGAAACTAAGGCCATGCAGGCACGTATAAAATTACAGAATCCCGGTTATATGCTAAAGCCTGATATGAATGCCAATATCAAACTGTCTTATAGCGAAGGAGACAGTATGATAGCCGTACCGAGTAAGGCAATTGTTTTTGATAAAAGCAAAAACTTTGTAATGGTATTTAAGGATCGTAATAACATCGAAACAAGACAAGTAGATGTTTACAGAGTTGTTGGTGATGTAACCTACATTTCTAAAGGTTTAAAAGAAAATGAGAAAGTAATTACCAACAATCAGTTATTTATTTATCGCGCTTTAAACGAATAA
- a CDS encoding efflux RND transporter permease subunit yields the protein MNKFIRNIIAFSLKNKAFTFFWVGLLAVAGFISFKNMPIDAFPDVTNTQIIIITQWNGKSAEEVERFVTSPIEISMNSVQKKTSVRSITMFGLSVIKIIFDDGVDDQFARLQVNNLLKNVSLPDDVEPDVQPPYGPTGEIFRYIVKSDSRDSRELLTYQNWVIDKQLRSVPGVADLNVFGGQTKTYEVGVDPIKLAKYNITPLQVYNAVNAGNLNVGGDIIEKNGQAFVVRGVGLLKSIQDIENIIVDDANGNPILVKNLASVYESAMPRVGQTGLGKNDDVVEGIIVMRKGENPQETLALIKAKIKDLNDNVLPKDIKLVTFYDRDNLMNFTTETVMHNLFEGIILVTCVVFLFMADWRTTFTVSIVIPLSLLFAFLCLKMMGMSANLLSLGAVDFGIIIDGAVVMVEGLFVVLDHRAHQLGMTAYNKIAKGSLIKKTGAEMGKAIFFSKLIIITALLPIFSFQKVEGKMFSPLAYTLGFALMGALLFTLTLVPVLSHILLNKNVKEKNNPFVNFWDRIVGKSFAWTFKHKVQTLIGSISLLVVVFFSATFLGTEFLPQLNEGALWVTAELPMSTSLPESVKTAAIIRKDLESFPEVKNVLSQTGRSNDGTDPNGFGFIQLQVDLKPKSEWKRKISMDDLINEMDEKLRVHQGITYNYSQPVIDNVAESVAGFKASNAVKIYGDDLDKLDELSNEVLAQIKNIPGIKDAGILRNVGQPEISVILDRDKMAAYGVTLSDAQAVLELAFGGKTATEKYEDDKKFDVRVRFSKEYRKDENDIAELKVPTISGIKIPLKEISDLKTITGPAFIYRDNTKRFIGVKFSVRDRDLGSTIAEAQAKVAKMKLPNGYTVGWTGEFENQVRASARLAQVVPISLIGIFVLLFILFGNIKDSLLVLANVPFAIIGGIIALHLTRMNFGISAGVGFIALLGICIQNGVILISEFHHNLKAKFTLEESIFMGVKARTRAVVMTALMASIGLMPAAISTGIGSESQKPLAIVIIGGLITATVLTLLVFPIIFWVFNRKKHIPIE from the coding sequence ATGAACAAATTCATACGAAATATTATTGCTTTTTCGCTAAAGAATAAAGCGTTTACCTTTTTCTGGGTAGGATTATTAGCAGTCGCCGGGTTTATTTCTTTCAAAAATATGCCTATTGACGCATTTCCGGATGTAACAAATACTCAAATCATCATCATAACGCAATGGAACGGGAAAAGTGCCGAAGAAGTAGAGCGATTTGTAACCTCGCCTATCGAGATCTCGATGAACTCGGTTCAAAAAAAGACAAGCGTTCGTAGTATTACGATGTTTGGATTATCGGTAATCAAAATTATTTTTGATGACGGCGTAGACGATCAGTTTGCGCGTCTTCAGGTAAACAATTTATTAAAAAATGTCTCGCTTCCGGATGATGTAGAACCGGATGTTCAGCCGCCTTATGGGCCTACCGGTGAGATTTTTAGATATATTGTAAAAAGTGACAGCAGAGATAGTAGAGAGTTACTAACTTACCAAAACTGGGTAATTGACAAACAACTTCGCTCTGTTCCCGGTGTTGCTGATTTGAATGTTTTTGGAGGACAAACCAAAACATACGAAGTTGGTGTTGACCCAATTAAACTAGCCAAATACAACATTACACCACTTCAGGTTTATAACGCTGTAAATGCAGGAAACTTAAATGTGGGTGGAGATATTATCGAAAAAAACGGTCAGGCTTTTGTAGTTCGTGGCGTTGGACTTCTAAAATCGATTCAGGATATCGAAAATATTATTGTTGATGATGCGAACGGGAATCCTATTTTAGTAAAAAACCTGGCTTCGGTTTATGAAAGCGCCATGCCTAGAGTTGGCCAAACCGGATTAGGCAAAAATGATGATGTTGTCGAAGGTATAATTGTAATGCGAAAAGGTGAAAATCCTCAGGAGACACTAGCATTAATAAAAGCAAAAATAAAAGACTTAAACGATAATGTTCTTCCAAAAGACATCAAGTTAGTAACTTTTTATGATCGTGATAATTTAATGAATTTCACGACCGAAACTGTAATGCATAACTTATTTGAAGGAATTATTCTGGTTACCTGCGTTGTATTCCTCTTTATGGCCGACTGGAGAACTACTTTTACCGTTTCGATTGTTATTCCGCTCTCTTTATTATTTGCCTTTTTATGTCTAAAAATGATGGGAATGAGCGCGAACTTACTGAGTTTGGGTGCGGTCGATTTCGGGATTATTATTGATGGTGCCGTGGTAATGGTCGAAGGATTATTTGTCGTCTTAGATCATAGGGCGCATCAATTAGGAATGACAGCATATAATAAAATTGCAAAAGGAAGTTTGATTAAAAAAACCGGAGCCGAAATGGGTAAAGCCATCTTCTTTTCTAAATTAATCATTATTACTGCCTTATTACCCATATTCTCATTCCAGAAAGTAGAAGGAAAAATGTTTTCTCCCCTAGCCTATACATTAGGTTTTGCTTTAATGGGCGCATTACTTTTTACCCTGACTTTAGTTCCTGTTTTATCGCATATACTTTTAAATAAAAATGTAAAAGAAAAAAATAATCCGTTTGTTAATTTCTGGGATCGAATTGTAGGTAAAAGTTTTGCCTGGACTTTTAAGCATAAAGTACAAACCTTAATTGGTTCAATCTCGCTTTTGGTAGTGGTTTTCTTTTCGGCTACTTTTTTAGGAACAGAGTTTTTACCACAACTTAACGAAGGAGCTTTATGGGTTACGGCAGAATTGCCTATGAGTACTTCATTGCCGGAAAGTGTAAAAACAGCTGCGATAATTAGAAAAGATCTGGAAAGTTTTCCTGAGGTAAAAAATGTTTTATCGCAAACCGGACGAAGTAATGACGGAACTGACCCAAATGGATTTGGATTTATACAACTTCAGGTTGATTTAAAACCAAAATCAGAATGGAAACGAAAAATCAGCATGGATGATTTGATTAATGAAATGGATGAAAAACTACGCGTTCATCAGGGAATTACTTATAATTATTCGCAACCGGTAATTGATAACGTAGCAGAATCTGTGGCAGGATTTAAAGCCTCAAATGCTGTTAAAATTTATGGAGATGATCTGGATAAATTAGACGAGTTATCAAACGAAGTTTTGGCACAAATAAAAAATATTCCGGGTATAAAAGATGCCGGAATTCTAAGAAATGTTGGTCAGCCTGAAATTAGTGTTATACTCGACAGAGATAAAATGGCAGCTTACGGAGTAACATTAAGTGATGCACAAGCGGTTTTAGAATTAGCTTTTGGAGGAAAAACAGCAACAGAAAAATATGAAGACGATAAAAAGTTTGATGTCAGAGTTCGTTTTTCTAAGGAATATCGTAAAGATGAAAATGATATTGCCGAACTTAAAGTTCCAACTATTAGCGGTATTAAAATTCCATTGAAAGAAATCTCTGATTTAAAAACCATAACGGGGCCGGCATTTATTTACAGAGATAATACCAAACGTTTTATAGGTGTAAAATTCTCTGTTCGTGATCGAGATTTAGGAAGTACCATTGCAGAAGCACAGGCAAAAGTGGCTAAAATGAAACTTCCAAACGGATATACCGTAGGATGGACAGGAGAATTTGAAAATCAGGTTCGCGCCAGTGCCCGTTTGGCTCAGGTTGTTCCTATCAGTTTAATCGGGATATTTGTTCTCTTGTTTATTTTATTTGGCAATATCAAAGATTCATTACTGGTTCTGGCGAATGTTCCTTTTGCGATTATTGGAGGAATTATTGCACTGCATCTTACCAGAATGAACTTCGGAATCTCTGCAGGAGTTGGTTTTATTGCCTTGCTGGGAATTTGTATTCAAA
- a CDS encoding TolC family protein, producing the protein MRKLCAFILVLFGPVVLAQKTVTLQDCESQFLKNNLFLLASQYNIDASKALTIQARIWDNPSITAELNAYNPERKQYFDIGKDGQKVFGIEQLIYLGGKKRNEIKLAQTNEKLAELQFNDLLRTLKLQLRKSFFTVYYNTKSLETTDKQLVHIEDLINSYSIQAQKGNVPLRDVVRLQSLFLNFKNERMGVVNENIEEQANLKLLLNSAENIVPDVSKEEFNKYIKTIPFDLKAFQDDAIANRPDYLAKQKDIEANEINVKWQKSLSIPDLTLGANYDQRSGAFNNEANLTLGIPLPLWNKNKGNIKYAQTILEQSKIEKQNFDLQLQTEITSAWNKWDESRKNYVVIKPTVNSDFEAVYNGILTNFQKRNISLLEFTDFMESYNQASILVNELKKKVVLSGEELNSTINKDLF; encoded by the coding sequence ATGAGAAAACTCTGTGCATTCATACTTGTACTTTTCGGTCCGGTAGTTTTGGCTCAAAAAACAGTCACCCTTCAGGACTGTGAAAGCCAATTTCTTAAAAACAACCTTTTTTTGTTGGCATCACAATATAATATCGATGCATCGAAAGCATTAACGATTCAGGCCCGTATTTGGGACAATCCATCCATTACCGCAGAATTAAACGCTTACAACCCCGAGCGGAAGCAATATTTTGATATTGGGAAAGACGGACAAAAAGTATTTGGGATTGAGCAATTGATTTATTTAGGTGGAAAAAAACGCAATGAAATTAAGCTGGCTCAAACTAATGAAAAGCTAGCCGAACTACAGTTTAATGATCTGTTGAGGACTTTAAAACTTCAATTGCGAAAAAGTTTTTTCACCGTTTATTACAACACAAAAAGTCTTGAAACTACAGACAAACAACTGGTTCACATTGAAGACTTAATTAACTCCTACTCTATTCAGGCGCAAAAAGGAAATGTTCCTTTGCGGGATGTGGTGCGTTTACAATCTCTGTTTTTAAATTTTAAGAATGAAAGAATGGGAGTTGTAAATGAAAATATTGAAGAGCAAGCCAACTTAAAATTATTACTGAATTCTGCTGAAAATATTGTTCCTGATGTTTCAAAGGAAGAATTTAATAAATACATTAAAACAATTCCGTTTGATCTTAAGGCTTTTCAAGATGATGCTATCGCAAATCGTCCTGATTATTTAGCCAAACAAAAAGATATTGAAGCAAACGAAATAAATGTAAAATGGCAAAAATCCCTTTCGATTCCGGATCTTACTCTTGGAGCCAATTATGATCAGCGAAGCGGAGCTTTTAATAACGAAGCTAATTTGACACTTGGAATTCCGTTACCTCTTTGGAATAAAAACAAAGGAAACATCAAATATGCACAAACGATTTTAGAACAATCAAAAATTGAGAAGCAAAATTTTGACTTGCAGTTGCAAACCGAAATTACATCGGCATGGAACAAATGGGACGAATCCCGCAAAAACTATGTTGTGATAAAACCTACTGTAAATTCAGACTTTGAAGCGGTTTATAACGGAATCCTGACCAACTTTCAGAAACGAAATATCAGTTTATTAGAGTTTACTGATTTTATGGAGAGTTATAATCAGGCTTCTATACTGGTAAATGAATTAAAGAAAAAAGTAGTGCTTTCGGGCGAAGAACTTAATAGTACCATCAACAAAGACTTATTCTAA